The Aquipuribacter hungaricus genome includes a region encoding these proteins:
- a CDS encoding maleylpyruvate isomerase family mycothiol-dependent enzyme, whose protein sequence is MDTFAAIADERRAVADMLSGLTPEQQGTPSLCRGWSVHDVAAHLLMPLQVGMPMFLLTMLVCRGDFDRANDRLTRRQARRPFDEIVDMLRQRAGSRFTPPGSGPEAPLTDLLVHGLDVRWPLGLRCDLPEDRVLTSLAFLTSRSARGLVADGTLDGLRFEADDVDWTHGRGPTVSGPAEALLLALTGRGAALGALAGEGVPVLRARLR, encoded by the coding sequence GTGGACACCTTCGCGGCCATCGCGGACGAGCGTCGAGCCGTGGCCGACATGCTGTCCGGGCTCACCCCGGAGCAGCAGGGGACGCCCAGCCTGTGCCGTGGCTGGAGCGTCCACGACGTCGCCGCGCACCTGCTCATGCCGCTCCAGGTGGGCATGCCGATGTTCCTGCTGACCATGCTGGTCTGCCGCGGCGACTTCGACCGGGCGAACGATCGGCTGACCCGCCGGCAGGCTCGCCGGCCGTTCGACGAGATCGTCGACATGCTGAGGCAGAGGGCAGGGTCGCGTTTCACGCCGCCCGGGTCCGGTCCGGAGGCGCCCCTCACCGACCTGCTCGTGCACGGCCTGGACGTGCGCTGGCCGCTCGGGCTGCGCTGCGACCTGCCGGAGGACCGGGTGCTGACGTCGCTGGCGTTCCTGACCAGCCGCTCCGCCCGCGGCCTGGTCGCCGACGGGACGCTGGACGGGCTGCGGTTCGAGGCCGACGACGTCGACTGGACGCACGGGCGCGGTCCGACCGTCAGCGGCCCTGCCGAGGCCCTCTTGCTGGCGCTCACCGGGCGCGGCGCTGCCCTCGGCGCGCTGGCGGGCGAGGGCGTCCCGGTCCTGCGGGCGCGTCTGCGCTGA